CCTCAGTTTTCGAGTTTGAAGAAACATAAGTTTCCAATGGCCCTGTCTTTGCAATAATTACATTAGGTGGCAAGAGTGATTTCGGATTTTTTTCGGAAGGAGGGTAAAGCCTATGATTTCCCACACATTGCTTCGTGATGAAGGGATATTGTTAGTGTCTCCCAAAGAGCCTCTGGAGGCCAATGACTTTGAGGAATTGGCAGGCGAGGTGGACCCATATATCGATGAGAAGGACGCATTGCAGGGATTGTTGGTAATTGCCAAGCGATTTCCCGGATGGCGGAACTTTGCGGGATTAAAGTCGCATTTCCGATTTGTGCGTGACCACCGTGCGAAAGTAAAAAAAATTGCTGCTGTAACCGATAGTACGTTTTTGTCGCTTTTCCCGCGACTTGCGGCGCCTTTTATCAGGCCTAAAGTAAAGAGATTTCACTACGACGATCGAGAGTCGGCACTTGCGTGGCTACGCACGAATTAAACAAAGTAACCTTAGTGCGTTCGTCGATGGTCGCGTTATTTGGTCTATCATCAGTCGGCAAGCTAAATCATCCACGTATCGAGGAGGCCCAATGGTTCAGACAGAAGAAGTCGCGTTTCCTCGACTTACCAGTGCCGAACTTGCGCATGTCAAGCCATTGGCAAAACATTGCGTTTACGTTGATGGTGAAATTATTTTTCGAGTCGGTCAAGCGGATATCGATTTGTATATCGTTGAATCCGGTCAGATCGAAATTCAAAATCCGACCGATGGCAACCGGGTCATCGTCGTTCATGATGTCGGACAATTCTCGGGAGACATCGACTTGCTCACCGGACGACCGGTGATTGTGACTGCAGTAGCCAGGGGCGCAACCCATGTGTTGCGAATCCCAAACAGCCATCTCCGGGCGCTTCTGAATCGCGTCCCGAGTTTCGGAGAGAAGTTAATCGTCGCATTTAGCCGTCGGCGGGAACTGTTAACGCAATTGGGAACACTTGGATTGCGTGTTGTCGGCCCAGGACGCTGTAGGGACACGAATACAGTCCGGGAATTTCTGTACAAAAACTTTGTCCCCTTTACCTGGTTCGATTCGGAAACTGAAGGAGGCCAGCGCATCTTCAGGGAGCTGGGCTCACCGCGAAAGACGCCGATCATTGAATGTGGCAACGGGCGAGTTCTCGTAAACCCTTCCTTACAGGAGCTCGCCAGCGAGGCTGGAATTTGGAAACATTGTCCTTCGCAGGAAGTGGACTTGGCGATTGTGGGCGCAGGACCGGCAGGCATCGCCGCCGCCGTGTATGCTTCGTCCGAAGGCCTGTCCACTTTAATGCTCGACCGGCTCGGACCTGGCGGCCAAGCTGGTGGTTCGTCGCGCATTGAGAACTTCATCGGTTTTCCGGCTGGTTTGAGTGGTGCGGATCTGGCGACGCGCGGTGTTTTGCAAATGCTCAAGTTCGGTGCGCGAATCATCGCTCCCGTTGACGTTCAGCGCCTGACTCCCGCGCGATCCGTTGACGAGTTACATATGCTGAAATTGGATTGCGGCGCTGAAATTCGCTGTCGGGTCCTGCTGCTCGCCTTGGGCGTTCGCTGGCGACAATTGGAAGCGGCTGGAGCAGACCGTTTTCGAGGGGCCGGCATCTATTATGCCTGCACCACGGTTGAAGCGGATCTCTACGACGGCACGGATGTCGCCGTGGTCGGCGGAGGAAACTCCGCCGGACAAGCCGTGATGTTCCTCGCCGAATGTTGTCCGTCGCGCAAGGTGCATTTGCACATCCGTCGTACGCTGGGACCGGGCATGTCGGAATACTTGTCGCAGCGGATTCGGGCAACCGCCAATGTGGTGATTCATGAGCAAACCAAGATTGCAGCGATTTATGGAGATCGGCATATCGAAGAGATCGAACTCAAAAACAGCTCTACGAAAACGCGGCAACACATACCCTGCTCGGCAGTGTTCGTCTTTATCGGTGCCGAGCCCGCGGCGGAATGGCTGCCTACCGAGATTGCTCGCGATGCCAATGGTTATCTCTTGACTGGCACCGATGTCGTTCGCTCGGGATTATGGCCCCGAGTAGACCGCGACCCTTGTCCTCTGGAAACGACTGTGCCCGGCGTGTTGGCCGCCGGCGACATTCGCTCGGGATCCACCAAGCGTGTAGGATTTGCCGTGGGCGATGGTTCGCTCGCGGTGACGTGCGCTCATCGCTTGCTGTCGATCAGTCGTTGAATACCTGGAGGCATGGTGATGATTTCAGCCCCATTGTTGCAACGAAAGTTGTTGGCATTTATTTCTGTTTACCTAAACCCCTAGTGAGGCTTAGTCATGGATAAAATCAAGCCGTTATTTACCGCCACCGCGACTGCAACCGGTGGTCGCAACGGACACACCGAGGCTAGCGATGGATCGGTGAAAGCAGATCTCTCTGTGCCAAAAGCTATGGGCGGACCGGGCAAACCCCAGACGACCACCCCGGAACATTTGTTTGCCGCCGGCTATGCCGCCTGCTTTGGCGGCGCGCTTGACTTCGTGGCCAAACAACACAAGAAAGAGGCCGCGGGCGCCAAAATCACCTGCGCCGTATCGATTGGACCACGGGCGGTTCGGCCCCGGGACGAAATGTTTCGGCCAGCAGACGGCCATACGCCTCGCGGCTTTCTGCCGATCCGTAGCGCCCCAGATAGATATGTTGGCCCTGCAGGATAACGCGGGCTTGACCGCTTGCCTTGTGCAAGCGGTAGGAGGGAACTCGTGGTTTTGGCAGCATGACGCCTTAATCCTCCAAGTGGTAGTACTACCACTTTTCTTGGAGCTTCAAGGCCACGCTGCCGTTCTCAGGCAGGTACGCTATCGCTAGCGTTTGGCAGGTTTTACGGTACAGTACACCCCACTGGATTCGAACCAGTAACCTTCGGTTCCGTAGACCGATGCTCTATCCAATTGAGCTAGGGGTGCGGATGCGAATTTCACATCGTACCAGACATCGAAAAAGCCTGCAATCCGCGAATCAAACGACGGTTTGCAGGCTGCTTTTGTTCGCGCGCTTTGATTGAACAATAAACGTTGCGAATGGTAACTTAACGACATGACCGAGCCGCGCGCGAACAAGCTGAAAGTGTGATTCAGCCTACGGACGCTTTTCGTGCTTTTGGCCACTGGGTGCCAGGGGGAAGTTCCAACCGACGCCAACGGCATACCCCAGTTCATTATTAATGCCGAAGATGTATCTTCTGTGGAAATTGTCACGAAAAAACAGTCTGGATTCACAGAGATTCATTTAACGCTCACCAAAGCGAAGCTGGACGAGCTCAGGCATTTCGACCACTTGGTTATCGACCGTTGCTTTCCGACTCGCTCTGCGCACGCGAAAGTGTGGGTCGGGCAAAATGTCGTAAAAGATTGCCCCGATTTTCGATTGGCTGCACAGGGCTGGCTTTCCAACGGCGGCAAAGCTGTAGCGTACTATCGGATGCCGAGCAAGAAATAGGACGCCAGCATTCCCGCACAGCACGTGGAGGTTGAACGCTACGCCGAACAACACAGGTACAACATCATTCGCTGAGAACCCTACGTTGACTGATGAACCGTGGAAAAGCCAAAATAACCCCGCGGTTAACATTGCCAAGGAAGGGAGATCATGAATCGCACGCGGTCCATTCGTCGCTCCGTCATCGCCATCATGGCGCTCGTTCAGCCACTGGTGTTTATGGCTACTTCAGCCAATGCTGGTTCGGCGGGTTATTTGTACGTGGGCGACTATGACCCCACTTCCACCACAGAGGCAAACATCAACCTGCCGATCAACGCTCAGGCAATCAGCAACGCGATTGTGGATGAGCACTCGCTCTTTGAGATGTCCATGTCCAACTCGTTTGGTGCTTCCGGCAACATTATCGAGATTGGCGTCACGACAGATATTGGTCTCAATGGCGACACCAACCCCCATTGGTTCGTTTATTCCTGGATCAACGGCGACGGCCAGGGCTACGATTCCAGCTCCCATTTCGTCTCCAATATTGGCAGCTTCTGGGCTACATCGCTGAAGTCGGCGGAGGGAACGTCTGGGGAGGTCGAGTTCCAGTACAATGCCCCGAACTGGAACCTTTACCTCAATGGCACGTTGGCAGGATACTTCCCAGGGTCGGAGTGGTCTGGAGCATTCACTGCGGCATCCGTCACGCAGGTGTTCGGCGAAGTTTATCAGGATGGAACTTTCTACCCGACGCTCAATGGCACTGTCTCCGGTTACAACTCCTCCGGCGGCGGCCACCTCCTCAAGAACATGGTAAACGCCCCGTATGCCCAGTCCAACACGTCCCAAACCGGCTTTACTGCTTTAGGGCCTCTGCTGCCGGGGGATTTCAATCGCAATGGGCATGTCGATGCTTCTGATATTTTGGCGGCGGAAAAAGCGCTGACTGATTTGAATGGCTATGAAACACAATACGGCGTGACGACGCCCAACCTGCAATTGATTGGCGACCTCAACAGCGATGGCAAAGTGACCAACGCCGATCTGCAAGGGCTGCTAAATTTGCTTCTATCAGGCGGGGGATCAGCAAGTACGGTTCCTGAGCCAAATGCCGCAGTGCTGGCCGGCATTGCCGCTGCAGTGGCATTGCTGGCGCGAAGGCGCCGCTGCCTTTCGAAGTCCTAACGCAGTCGCTGGAGAAATAGTGGTTGTATTTACTACCGCTGGCTTCATTTCGGCGCATATCAAGGCGCTTTCAGATTTGGGCCAAGGATGCAAAACGGGCCGGGAAACAGCCTGTTTATTGGCGCCAAAACCGTTGAAATTCACGGCGAATGTTGGTCTAATTTGCACGCTGCCCAAAGGGACGCTAACCACAGGGCAGGGCGGTTTGGCGTTGGCGTTTGTTTCTGTAGGCTCGCTCTAAAGAAATGACCAATGACCAAGTCCCAATGACCAATGCTGCGGACGCTAAGCGTCCGTATTGACCAACTTTCATCACGGAGAATTTTTCCATGATCCGATCTGTCCGATTTCGTTTTGCTCCGCTTGTGCTTGTGTTGGCGCTGGGCGTGCTGCACCGCGCTTCGCTGGCAACCGCTGCTTCGAACGATGCAGCCGCCGCGCTAACATTGCTCCCCGACGACACTCTGGCGGCCGTGGTTATTCCCCAACTAAACGTTTTGGACGCAAAAATTTCCGGGCTGGGGGGCGCACTGCAAATGCCCATTCCTTCTCCCATGATGCTCGGCCGCGGCATGATTGGCTTGAAAGACGGGCTGAAGGAAGATGGCCCGCTGGTCGTGGCAGCCATCGGACCGTCAACCGAGGAGCACGATTTCGGCACTTTCGTGGGCTTGGTAGCGATCACCGATTATCAAAAGCTCATTGGGCAATTCTCGCCGCAAGATCAAGGCGGCGGCATTAGCCAACTCACGCTGCCGCACGTTCCCAAGTTGCTCATCGCGAAAGTAAACGATAATTTCGCCGTGTTCGCGCATGCCGGCGACGAAAGCCGCAAGCAGCTGGAGCGCATCGTGGCCGCGGCGGCTGCTCCAACTGCCGGTTCGGCCGCTACACTGAACGGCTGGGCTGCCCAACAAGACGTGGGGCTGGTGATTACCAACAGCGGAGTAAAAGTATTGCTGGATCGCGCGGGCAGCGCACTAAAAGCTTTTGAAGATAAGCAGGCGCCGGAATCTACCCGGCAAGCACAAAGCCTTCTGTCGCAGTTGATTCCCATCGCCCAGCGCGAAGTTTCGCAAATGGGCGTCGGTTTGCGCATTGACGACGACCACACGCTGCACCTGGTCAATCGACTTCAATTGGCCAGCGGCGGCGAACTATCGAAAGCGGCGTCCCAAGTTCCGTCCCCACCAAGCCAGTCTCTGGCGGGCTTGCCTACCGGCACGTATTTGATGGCCTTGGACGGCTCTATGGGGAGCACCATGCGCAACTGTATTACCACGCTTAGCCTGAAGGCGCTGCGGGGCTCGACAGCCGATCAGGGAGGCACAAAAATCAGCGACGACGATTGGAACAAATTGGCCGAGCAATTCAAGCACAGCCTACGCGGCTTGAAATCGATGTCGTTCGTCATGGGCGTGCCCCCTTCGGGCAAATCGATGTATTCCCGAATGTATGCCGTGGTGCACGCAGAGAACGCGCAAACCTATCTGCAAGATTACGAATCGTCGATGACTATCTACGGCAACATGCTGAAGTCGCTCAACAACCCGGCGCTGCCCAGTTACGAAATCAGCAAATCGGAAATGGACGGCGCCCCGGTCCTGGAAGTCACCGCCGACATGACCGGCGTATTCAACAGCATGCAGCAAAACGGCGCGCCGCGCGCCATGGGCATGACCCAAATTCTGATGGGAAACGATAACAAGGCCACCACCTACATGGCCATGGCCGACGCCACCACCGTGGTCATGGCCTGGGGCGATAGCGAAAACTTGAAAACCGTCCTCCAAGCGGTTAAATCGCCCGAGACCTCGCTCAGCTCCGATGTCGATGTGAAAACCACCGTCGCCTTGATGCCCAAAGATGCCCAGTGGCGGGCATTCATCAATCCCTCGGGCTACCTGGAATTCACGAAGAACATCATGCAAATGACGATGCCGCAATTTCCACTGCAACTGCCGCCGTTTCCCAACACTCCGGACATTGGGGTTTCGGCGCAACTGGGCGCACAAAACATCGATACGGAAATTCTTGTGCCAGCCGCTGTGCTGCAAGGCATTGGGGCTTACACCCAGCAATTGCAGCATCACGGACCGTGACGCTGTCCGGCGATTACGCCCGGCGTGCGTCGGCTGCGCAGCCAACTACTGTTGTTGCGCTTCTTGCTGCGCCAATTGCTGATGCCAAAAATCGAATTGCGGATCGCCCGCGCGGAACGTGAACACGGCATCGGGCAGCGGAGCGGCTTGTCGTCGGCGCGAAGGAACGCGCACCAACACCGCGCCATCGTTGCGGCGCTGCAAAATGCAGCCGTCGGGCATGGGCAAATGTTGAGCTTCGGCGGGCATCCCGTTTTCGCTGGGAAAGTTGGACTGGAAGGCAGGCGGACGCGACAAGCCGCATCCGAACGGTGGGATTCTCTGGGCGAGCAAGGGGCGGTATTGTTGTCGACGAACCGAATCAATTCTAGTCCAAATTTCCCGACGATTGCTGAAATCTTGCAACTTATTAGCTGCACAACACGGCCGATTCCAGCGCCAGCAAGCGCCGCTTGAGCGCTATTCCTTGCGGCGCGGAAAACCCAACCAGCCGGCCGCTGCTGCCGATCACTCGGTGGCAAGGCACGATCAGCGGCGTCCGATTTTGCGACATCACGCGCCCCACGGCGCGGGCCGCGGCCGGTCGGCCAGCTGTGGCCGCCAACTGGCCGTAACTGCGGGTTTCGCCCCAGGGAATTCGCCGGCA
The genomic region above belongs to Pirellulales bacterium and contains:
- a CDS encoding STAS/SEC14 domain-containing protein; translation: MISHTLLRDEGILLVSPKEPLEANDFEELAGEVDPYIDEKDALQGLLVIAKRFPGWRNFAGLKSHFRFVRDHRAKVKKIAAVTDSTFLSLFPRLAAPFIRPKVKRFHYDDRESALAWLRTN
- a CDS encoding FAD-dependent oxidoreductase, encoding MVQTEEVAFPRLTSAELAHVKPLAKHCVYVDGEIIFRVGQADIDLYIVESGQIEIQNPTDGNRVIVVHDVGQFSGDIDLLTGRPVIVTAVARGATHVLRIPNSHLRALLNRVPSFGEKLIVAFSRRRELLTQLGTLGLRVVGPGRCRDTNTVREFLYKNFVPFTWFDSETEGGQRIFRELGSPRKTPIIECGNGRVLVNPSLQELASEAGIWKHCPSQEVDLAIVGAGPAGIAAAVYASSEGLSTLMLDRLGPGGQAGGSSRIENFIGFPAGLSGADLATRGVLQMLKFGARIIAPVDVQRLTPARSVDELHMLKLDCGAEIRCRVLLLALGVRWRQLEAAGADRFRGAGIYYACTTVEADLYDGTDVAVVGGGNSAGQAVMFLAECCPSRKVHLHIRRTLGPGMSEYLSQRIRATANVVIHEQTKIAAIYGDRHIEEIELKNSSTKTRQHIPCSAVFVFIGAEPAAEWLPTEIARDANGYLLTGTDVVRSGLWPRVDRDPCPLETTVPGVLAAGDIRSGSTKRVGFAVGDGSLAVTCAHRLLSISR
- a CDS encoding Ohr family peroxiredoxin — its product is MDKIKPLFTATATATGGRNGHTEASDGSVKADLSVPKAMGGPGKPQTTTPEHLFAAGYAACFGGALDFVAKQHKKEAAGAKITCAVSIGPRAVRPRDEMFRPADGHTPRGFLPIRSAPDRYVGPAG
- a CDS encoding neprosin family prolyl endopeptidase, which produces MNRTRSIRRSVIAIMALVQPLVFMATSANAGSAGYLYVGDYDPTSTTEANINLPINAQAISNAIVDEHSLFEMSMSNSFGASGNIIEIGVTTDIGLNGDTNPHWFVYSWINGDGQGYDSSSHFVSNIGSFWATSLKSAEGTSGEVEFQYNAPNWNLYLNGTLAGYFPGSEWSGAFTAASVTQVFGEVYQDGTFYPTLNGTVSGYNSSGGGHLLKNMVNAPYAQSNTSQTGFTALGPLLPGDFNRNGHVDASDILAAEKALTDLNGYETQYGVTTPNLQLIGDLNSDGKVTNADLQGLLNLLLSGGGSASTVPEPNAAVLAGIAAAVALLARRRRCLSKS